CGGCGCAGCACGGTGTTTAGATTGGCCAGCGCCTGCTGGAGTTCGTGCATGGCAGGACCTGTGGCGGCCAAGCCCTGGTTCAGCGATTCCTGATTGTTTTGCAGTAGCGTCTCAACCCTGAAAGCGGCGCGTTCGAGGGATGCCGTTGCATCACGCGTGTTCACCATGATTTGCTTACCATCGTTATTTAGTAGCAGGTTGGCATCGCGAAGAGTGCTATTTGCTTGGCGCACGGCAGCTGTCGATTCTCTGCTTGCTTCGGTCAGATTGCTGATTAACGTCGCGATCTCGGCCCTCTGGTCAGCGACCGCGCCCGTAGTCTGTTCGAGATTCACTAGACTGCGGTGCACAAGAGCCAAATTCTCCTTCGACAGTAACTCCTGCGTGCGCAGCAAGATGCCGTTGAGTGTCGTCATGCTGTTACCCTCGCCGGAGACCAGGGATGCCATCGCCGAACGTGGCGCGAGGATCAACGGTTCCTCGTCCTCTTTCCGATCCAGCAATGGCACGTTTGGCCCACCGTCGCTCAACTCGATCACCGCGTTGCCGGTAATTCCCGTGATGACCAATTCAGCGCGGGTATCCTGCCGGACCGGGATGGTGGCATTGATACGCACGCGCGCTATCGCCCGCCTTGGGTCAGGCGGCGAAAGAGAAAGTGCAACGACTTCGCCAATCGTGATTCCGCTGTACTGAACCTGGCTGCCGGGCGTAAGCCCGGTCACTGGCTCATCGAACATAATCCGGTAATACTGGTAATCGTGGTCGGAACGTGTGTCGCTGAGCCAAAGCGCGAAGCCAATACCAATCGCACCGAGCAGCACGACGAACAGACCAAT
The sequence above is drawn from the Hyphomicrobiales bacterium genome and encodes:
- a CDS encoding MCE family protein, producing MEPRAHHVFIGLFVVLLGAIGIGFALWLSDTRSDHDYQYYRIMFDEPVTGLTPGSQVQYSGITIGEVVALSLSPPDPRRAIARVRINATIPVRQDTRAELVITGITGNAVIELSDGGPNVPLLDRKEDEEPLILAPRSAMASLVSGEGNSMTTLNGILLRTQELLSKENLALVHRSLVNLEQTTGAVADQRAEIATLISNLTEASRESTAAVRQANSTLRDANLLLNNDGKQIMVNTRDATASLERAAFRVETLLQNNQESLNQGLAATGPAMHELQQALANLNTVLRRLDRNPAQYLLGGENIEETKP